One window of the Trifolium pratense cultivar HEN17-A07 linkage group LG2, ARS_RC_1.1, whole genome shotgun sequence genome contains the following:
- the LOC123905238 gene encoding uncharacterized protein LOC123905238: MLEHSKEDLCKCLEGMNDNIRLEVDKIKKSFQKSFYYTEKTHSSPFFQYLRNFVSRAAMTLISDEMERIGIVGTNKNLCGCKLRSTCELPCACELSGYTTSGVPIPLDSVHGHWKKLTMEEPLEDDTEDGYELDMSNAMEAIWTRFRSLDIVGKRALKSKVFELAYPASSSLCPPPEKIKTRGGVKNKYKGKAPKGYDVYRDPSYFEHVEREYGDSQGTSKRLCTQQSQSSQKELSQPSQKQQSQPSQKQLSQMSKKLTSQKYLGQFPDHMHPHIVHIADVLEDGNCGFRAVASLLGYTEEGWSIVPRELDEELRNNNNLYEKLFRQDLQVVRDSLVAIRWFTIPAMGYLVANRYNVVLVTLGKPSKTFFPMMTSYSSSARFFCIGFVNGNHWVPVNMSKGFPLPEVTADWKKFCSHEARSWMSNLNGRLQYWNLLNPPVKPLSGVMSVE, encoded by the exons ATGTTGGAACACAGCAAAGAAGACTTATGCAAGTGTTTGGAAGGCATGAATGACAACATAAGACTAGAAGTTGACAAAATAAAGAAGTCTTTTCAAAAAAGTTTTTACTATACAGAAAAGACACATAGCAgtccattttttcaatatttgagaAACTTTGTCTCCAGGGCCGCTATGACACTAATTTCTGATGAAATGGAGAGAATTGGCATTGTTGGAACAAATAAAAACTTGTGTGGTTGCAAACTTAGGTCAACATGTGAGTTGCCTTGTGCTTGTGAATTGAGTGGATATACAACCAGCGGTGTACCGATACCGTTAGATTCAGTTCACGGTCACTGGAAGAAATTAACTATGGAAGAACCATTGGAGGATGACACAGAGGATGGATATGAGTTGGACATGAGTAATGCAATGGAGGCCATATGGACTCGATTTCGGTCACTTGATATTGTTGGTAAAAGAGCGTTGAAGAGTAAAGTGTTTGAACTTGCTTATCCAGCCTCAAGTTCATTGTGTCCACcacctgaaaaaataaaaaccagagGAGGAGTGAAGAACAAATATAAAGGCAAAGCACCAAAAGGTTATGATGTGTATCGTGATCCATCATACTTTGAACACGTTGAAAGAGAATATGGTGATTCACAAG GTACATCGAAGAGGTTGTGTACACAACAATCACAGTCATCTCAGAAGGAACTATCTCAACCCTCTCAGAAGCAACAATCTCAACCATCTCAGAAACAACTATCTCAGATGTCTAAAAAACTGACATCTCAGAAATATTTGGGGCAATTTCCTGATCATATGCATCCACATATTGTTCACATTGCTGATGTGCTTGAAGATGGAAATTGTGGTTTTAGAGCTGTTGCATCTTTACTTGGTTACACAGAGGAAGGTTGGTCCATCGTCCCCCGGGAGTTAGATGAAGAGCTTAGAAATAATAACAATTTGTATGAGAAATTATTCAGACAAGATTTGCAGGTTGTGAGAGATTCGTTGGTAGCAATTAGATGGTTCACCATACCTGCTATGGGTTACTTGGTAGCAAATAGGTATAATGTCGTTCTCGTCACGTTGGGTAAACCTAGTAAGACTTTCTTTCCTATGATGACTTCATATTCCTCTTCAGCAAGGTTTTTTTGTATTGGTTTTGTCAATGGAAATCATTGGGTTCCGGTAAACATGTCAAAGGGGTTTCCGTTGCCCGAAGTTACAGCTGATTGGAAGAAATTTTGTTCACATGAAGCAAGGTCTTGGATGTCAAACTTAAACGGACGCCTACAATATTGGAACCTTCTAAATCCTCCGGTGAAACCTCTTAGTGGTGTTATGTctgttgaataa
- the LOC123909052 gene encoding protein MAIN-LIKE 1-like — translation MPFGEMTITLDDVACLLHLPVRGQFYTPVSVSQEQAAELAVELLGEEYEFALRETVAQRGGYFSQQWLYESYNRNANFYGKYDCAARAWMLMLVGSTILADKSYTRVDAKWLLLFSDLSAVHTYSWASIALVCLYDNLNDASMFSTRALAGYATLLQCWIHEYFPTLGRRAQSDLNCDNPGFPRAMRWMYKQGKTKLPDYRPILDALTPDDVIWRPFETHRGSIPFDLITLYSGHLRGSTVVPYLPERCIRQFGFVQYIPPPPPLAPAYSDIDSD, via the exons ATGCCGTTCGGCGAGATGACTATTACTTTGGACGATGTGGCATGTCTTCTGCATCTACCTGTTAGGGGTCAGTTTTATACTCCTGTATCAGTTTCTCAAGAACAAGCTGCGGAACTTGCAGTTGAGTTGTTAGGAGAGGAGTATGAATTTGCATTGCGAGAGACTGTAGCGCAGAGGGGTGGTTATTTTTCACAGCAGTGGCTATATGAGAGTTATAATAGGAATGCCAATTTCTACGGGAAATATGACTGCGCAGCTAGGGCATGGATGTTGATGTTGGTGGGATCTACCATTCTGGCCGATAAGAGTTATACACGTGTGGATGCCAAATGGCTACTTCTGTTTAGTGATTTGTCTGCAGTCCATACATATTCGTGGGCCAGTATTGCATTAGTTTGTTTATACGATAACTTGAACGATGCATCCATGTTTTCTACGAGGGCCCTTGCAGGGTATGCGACACTTCTTCAG tGTTGGATCCACGAGTATTTTCCTACCCTTGGTAGGCGGGCTCAGTCGGATCTTAATTGTGATAATCCTGGATTTCCTCGAGCTATGCGGTGGATGTATAAGCAAGGGAAGACCAAGCTCCCCGATTATCGGCCTATATTGGATGCACTGACCCCTGATGACGTGATATGGCGTCCGTTTGAGACTCACAGAGGTAGCATTCCTTTTGATCTGATTACTCTGTATAGTGGTCATCTGCGTGGATCCACGGTAGTTCCTTACTTGCCCGAGAGGTGTATTAGGCAATTTGGATTTGTACAGTatataccaccaccaccacctctagCTCCTGCCTACTCTGATATTGATAGCGACTAG
- the LOC123905239 gene encoding protein FAR1-RELATED SEQUENCE 5-like: MAYLGDTSQMLVDTTDVFTTHQKFATPDDIVKWARDVGDANKVGIIITRSDKKNGIRGRNDKLILGCDKGGKYDSSESSTTSASKKCNCPFKIRAAPSTDGSGWKVQVIHGVHNHGLPDQYHGHPRKARLTADENKRVQDLTKRKVAPRHIVLDLKDQNPESVVDATLVYRKRHMMQIQERGSRTELQHLLQLLDDAKYVSWNRRKDDGSDVLSDIFWAHPDSIKLLNLFPIVLVMDCTYKTNKYRQPLLEITGITSTNMTFAVGFAYMKSEKTDNYHWALGSLL, translated from the exons ATGGCTTATCTCGGCGATACAAGTCAAATGTTGGTAGATACTACGGATGTTTTTACAACTCATCAAAAATTTGCTACCCCAGATGATATTGTCAAATGGGCTCGagatgttggagatgccaatAAAGTCGGTATTATCATTACTCGGTCGGATAAAAAGAACGGAATAAGAGGAAGAAATGACAAGTTGATTTTGGGTTGTGACAAAGGTGGAAAGTATGACTCTTCAGAAAGTTCCACGACATCTGCATCGAAAAAGTGTAActgtccatttaaaattagagCTGCACCTTCAACAGATGGTTCAGGATGGAAAGTTCAGGTTATTCATGGAGTTCACAACCACGGGCTACCTGACCAATATCATGGTCATCCTCGCAAGGCACGTTTAACCGCTGATGAAAACAAACGTGTTCAAGATTTGACAAAGCGTAAAGTAGCACCAAGACACATTGTTTTAGATTTGAAAGATCAAAATCCAGAGTCTGTTGTTGATGCCACACTTGTATATAGGAAAAGACACATGATGCAAATACAGGAAAGAGGCTCCAGAACAGAGCTGCAACACTTGCTGCAGTTGTTAGATGATGCAAAATATGTCAGCTGGAATAGAAGAAAAGATGATGGCTCCGATGTTTTGAGTGATATTTTTTGGGCGCATCCAGATTCAATCAAGTTGTTGAACTTGTTTCCCATTGTTTTGGTTATGGACTGCACatacaaaactaataaatatagaCAGCCACTACTTGAAATTACTGGCATTACGTCAACTAACATGACATTTGCTGTTGGATTTGCTTACATGAAATCTGAGAAGACGGACAATTATCATTGGGCGTTAG GGAGCTTGCTTTGA